The following coding sequences lie in one Notolabrus celidotus isolate fNotCel1 chromosome 6, fNotCel1.pri, whole genome shotgun sequence genomic window:
- the LOC117815068 gene encoding high-affinity choline transporter 1-like isoform X2, with the protein MTTPAAVFFSFSFCLFLSFLCLFLVCFALCNQTIMAVSVPGLVAVVVFYVIILVIGIWASRKSRKVEKTCAGSKSEVTMVGGRNINVLVGVFTMTATWVGGGYIMGTAEAVYSPTQGLIWAMGPPAYLINFVLGGLFFAKPMRSKRYVTMLDPFQHRYGNIFTATLLLPALVSDILWVACILAALGGTMNVILGLSSALSIVISAAVSIIYTFLGGLYSVAYTDIIQLSFIFISLWLCVPFLLLSPAVSDISQSQTYLNQSNENAWLGELELADAGKWADEMLLLALGGLAYQALYQRILSAASSAQAQVTCYAAAGTVFIMGIPSVVIGAAAASADWNKTAYGLPPPFERGEAGKILPLALQNLTPTWLSVLGIGAVAAAVMSSMDSVLLSSASMFTQNIYKTTLRKQASEQELQRVIRVSVLLVGLAGTGLAFSDDSVFALWMLSGDLLYCVVLPQLVGVLHFSCANSYGAISGYVVGLTLRVLCGERVLGIPPVILFPGWREQDGVITQYFPYRTLAMLSSVISIFTVSWLVGLAFCHQLIPRSWDILRVFEEKKEAEGDEIPVPLGEKNHILNTKL; encoded by the exons ATGACAACaccagcagctgtttttttttccttttcgttttgtttatttctttcgtttttgtgtctgtttttggtgTGCTTTGCATTGTGCAACCAGACAATCATGGCAGTGAGTGTCCCTGGACTGGTGGCCGTGGTGGTTTTTTATGTCATCATCCTGGTTATTGGGATCTGGGCATCACGAAAGTCGAGGAAAGTGGAGAAAACATGTGCTGGCAGCAAGAGCGAGGTGACCATGGTGGGCGGCCGCAACATCAATGTCCTGGTTGGGGTTTTCACCATGACAG CGACATGGGTTGGTGGAGGTTACATTATGGGAACTGCTGAGGCTGTCTATTCTCCTACTCAAGGTCTCATCTGGGCGATGGGGCCTCCTGCGTACCTTATCAATTTTGTTTTGG gAGGATTGTTTTTTGCAAAACCAATGAGGTCAAAGCGCTACGTCACCATGTTGGATCCGTTTCAGCATCGCTATGGCAACATATTCACTGCAACACTTCTGCTTCCTGCTTTGGTCAGTGATATTTTGTGGGTGGCCTGCATCCTCGCTGCCCTGG gTGGAACCATGAACGTAATTCTTGGGTTGTCGTCTGCCCTCTCCATCGTTATCTCTGCGGCTGTCTCAATCATCTACACATTTTTAGGAGGACTCTACTCGGTTGCATACACAGATATCATCCAGCTTtccttcatcttcatcagccTG TGGCTCTGTGTTCCTTTTTTGCTCTTGAGTCCTGCAGTAAGTGACATCTCTCAAAGCCAAACCTACCTCAACCAATCAAATGAGAATGCCTGGTTAGGAGAGTTGGAGCTGGCGGATGCAGGAAAATGGGCGGACGAAATGCTGTTGTTG GCTTTGGGGGGACTGGCCTATCAAGCTCTGTACCAGCGAATCCTCTCTGCAGCATCTTCGGCTCAGGCTCAGGTCACCTGTTACGCTGCTGCTGGGACCGTTTTTATAATGGGTATCCCCTCTGTTGTCATTGGAGCGGCAGCTGCCTCTGCAG ACTGGAACAAGACAGCGTATGGTCTACCCCCTCCTTTTGAACGAGGGGAGGCAGGGAAGATCTTGCCGCTGGCCCTGCAAAACCTCACACCCACCTGGTTGTCAGTGTTAGGCATTGGTGCTGTGGCTGCAGCAGTTATGTCCTCCATGGACTCTGTGCTGCTGTCCTCAGCATCCATGTTTACGCAAAACATATACAAGACGACTTTGAggaagcag GCGTCGGAGCAGGAGCTGCAGCGGGTGATCCGTGTTAGCGTGCTGTTGGTGGGCCTGGCGGGAACAGGCCTGGCTTTCAGTGATGACAGCGTGTTCGCCCTGTGGATGCTGAGCGGGGACCTTCTCTATTGTGTGGTCCTCCCGCAGCTTGTTGGTGTGTTGcacttcagctgtgctaacagCTACGGTGCCATCAGCGGCTATGTAGTGGGACTGACGCTGCGCGTGCTGTGCGGAGAGCGAGTACTTGGGATCCCTCCTGTCATTCTGTTCCCTGGCTGGAGGGAGCAGGATGGAGTTATCACACAGTATTTCCCCTACAGAACTCTGGCCATGCTTTCCTCTGTGATAAGTATTTTTACTGTGTCTTGGTTGGTGGGGCTTGCCTTCTGCCACCAGCTGATTCCTCGGTCCTGGGATATACTGAGGGTGTttgaggagaaaaaagaggcaGAGGGGGATGAGATTCCTGTTCCTCTGGGGGAAAAGAACCATATCCTGAATACAAAACTCTGA
- the LOC117815068 gene encoding high-affinity choline transporter 1-like isoform X1: MAVSVPGLVAVVVFYVIILVIGIWASRKSRKVEKTCAGSKSEVTMVGGRNINVLVGVFTMTATWVGGGYIMGTAEAVYSPTQGLIWAMGPPAYLINFVLGGLFFAKPMRSKRYVTMLDPFQHRYGNIFTATLLLPALVSDILWVACILAALGGTMNVILGLSSALSIVISAAVSIIYTFLGGLYSVAYTDIIQLSFIFISLWLCVPFLLLSPAVSDISQSQTYLNQSNENAWLGELELADAGKWADEMLLLALGGLAYQALYQRILSAASSAQAQVTCYAAAGTVFIMGIPSVVIGAAAASADWNKTAYGLPPPFERGEAGKILPLALQNLTPTWLSVLGIGAVAAAVMSSMDSVLLSSASMFTQNIYKTTLRKQASEQELQRVIRVSVLLVGLAGTGLAFSDDSVFALWMLSGDLLYCVVLPQLVGVLHFSCANSYGAISGYVVGLTLRVLCGERVLGIPPVILFPGWREQDGVITQYFPYRTLAMLSSVISIFTVSWLVGLAFCHQLIPRSWDILRVFEEKKEAEGDEIPVPLGEKNHILNTKL; this comes from the exons ATGGCAGTGAGTGTCCCTGGACTGGTGGCCGTGGTGGTTTTTTATGTCATCATCCTGGTTATTGGGATCTGGGCATCACGAAAGTCGAGGAAAGTGGAGAAAACATGTGCTGGCAGCAAGAGCGAGGTGACCATGGTGGGCGGCCGCAACATCAATGTCCTGGTTGGGGTTTTCACCATGACAG CGACATGGGTTGGTGGAGGTTACATTATGGGAACTGCTGAGGCTGTCTATTCTCCTACTCAAGGTCTCATCTGGGCGATGGGGCCTCCTGCGTACCTTATCAATTTTGTTTTGG gAGGATTGTTTTTTGCAAAACCAATGAGGTCAAAGCGCTACGTCACCATGTTGGATCCGTTTCAGCATCGCTATGGCAACATATTCACTGCAACACTTCTGCTTCCTGCTTTGGTCAGTGATATTTTGTGGGTGGCCTGCATCCTCGCTGCCCTGG gTGGAACCATGAACGTAATTCTTGGGTTGTCGTCTGCCCTCTCCATCGTTATCTCTGCGGCTGTCTCAATCATCTACACATTTTTAGGAGGACTCTACTCGGTTGCATACACAGATATCATCCAGCTTtccttcatcttcatcagccTG TGGCTCTGTGTTCCTTTTTTGCTCTTGAGTCCTGCAGTAAGTGACATCTCTCAAAGCCAAACCTACCTCAACCAATCAAATGAGAATGCCTGGTTAGGAGAGTTGGAGCTGGCGGATGCAGGAAAATGGGCGGACGAAATGCTGTTGTTG GCTTTGGGGGGACTGGCCTATCAAGCTCTGTACCAGCGAATCCTCTCTGCAGCATCTTCGGCTCAGGCTCAGGTCACCTGTTACGCTGCTGCTGGGACCGTTTTTATAATGGGTATCCCCTCTGTTGTCATTGGAGCGGCAGCTGCCTCTGCAG ACTGGAACAAGACAGCGTATGGTCTACCCCCTCCTTTTGAACGAGGGGAGGCAGGGAAGATCTTGCCGCTGGCCCTGCAAAACCTCACACCCACCTGGTTGTCAGTGTTAGGCATTGGTGCTGTGGCTGCAGCAGTTATGTCCTCCATGGACTCTGTGCTGCTGTCCTCAGCATCCATGTTTACGCAAAACATATACAAGACGACTTTGAggaagcag GCGTCGGAGCAGGAGCTGCAGCGGGTGATCCGTGTTAGCGTGCTGTTGGTGGGCCTGGCGGGAACAGGCCTGGCTTTCAGTGATGACAGCGTGTTCGCCCTGTGGATGCTGAGCGGGGACCTTCTCTATTGTGTGGTCCTCCCGCAGCTTGTTGGTGTGTTGcacttcagctgtgctaacagCTACGGTGCCATCAGCGGCTATGTAGTGGGACTGACGCTGCGCGTGCTGTGCGGAGAGCGAGTACTTGGGATCCCTCCTGTCATTCTGTTCCCTGGCTGGAGGGAGCAGGATGGAGTTATCACACAGTATTTCCCCTACAGAACTCTGGCCATGCTTTCCTCTGTGATAAGTATTTTTACTGTGTCTTGGTTGGTGGGGCTTGCCTTCTGCCACCAGCTGATTCCTCGGTCCTGGGATATACTGAGGGTGTttgaggagaaaaaagaggcaGAGGGGGATGAGATTCCTGTTCCTCTGGGGGAAAAGAACCATATCCTGAATACAAAACTCTGA